The Chryseobacterium nakagawai genome has a segment encoding these proteins:
- the tsaD gene encoding tRNA (adenosine(37)-N6)-threonylcarbamoyltransferase complex transferase subunit TsaD, translating to MSDSIILGIESSCDDTSAAIIKGNSILSNIAANQAIHKEYGGVVPELASRAHQQNIIPVVEKSFTKANIQQNAISAIGFTRGPGLLGSLLVGTSFAKSLAMSLNVPLIEVNHLQAHILAHFIEDANPVPPTFPFLCLTVSGGHTMIVLVKDYFDMEIIGKTTDDAAGEAFDKIGKIFDLDYPAGPIIDRLAKEGNPDAFKFNKPKLENYDYSFSGIKTSVLYFIQKEVRKNPDFIKENLNDLCASVQKCIIEILMNKLEKAAKDLDVKDVAIAGGVSANSALRKAMEDNKERLGWNIYIPKFEYTTDNAAMIAMVAQLKFERGEFTDLRTSATAKYDL from the coding sequence ATGAGCGACTCTATAATTTTAGGTATTGAATCGTCTTGCGACGACACCTCAGCAGCTATCATCAAGGGGAATTCTATTCTTTCAAATATTGCTGCGAACCAGGCTATCCATAAAGAATATGGAGGCGTGGTTCCTGAATTGGCTTCGCGAGCCCATCAACAAAATATAATCCCCGTTGTTGAAAAATCTTTTACCAAAGCAAATATACAACAAAATGCAATCTCTGCTATAGGATTTACACGCGGCCCCGGACTTTTGGGATCACTTCTTGTAGGAACATCATTTGCTAAATCTCTGGCTATGAGTCTTAATGTTCCGTTAATTGAAGTTAATCACCTTCAAGCTCACATTCTGGCCCATTTCATCGAGGATGCAAATCCTGTGCCGCCTACTTTTCCTTTTCTATGCCTTACCGTAAGTGGTGGCCATACCATGATTGTTTTGGTAAAGGACTATTTTGATATGGAAATTATCGGGAAAACAACGGATGATGCTGCCGGAGAGGCTTTTGATAAAATTGGAAAAATCTTCGATCTGGACTATCCAGCGGGACCAATTATCGACAGGCTTGCCAAAGAAGGAAATCCTGATGCTTTTAAGTTCAATAAACCAAAGTTGGAGAACTACGACTACTCTTTCAGTGGAATTAAAACATCCGTTTTATACTTCATTCAGAAGGAAGTTAGAAAAAATCCGGATTTCATTAAGGAAAACCTCAACGACCTTTGTGCTTCTGTACAGAAATGTATTATTGAGATCCTAATGAATAAGCTTGAAAAAGCAGCTAAAGATCTTGATGTAAAAGATGTGGCCATTGCAGGTGGGGTTTCTGCCAATTCTGCATTAAGAAAGGCTATGGAAGACAACAAAGAAAGATTAGGCTGGAATATCTACATTCCAAAGTTTGAATATACTACCGATAATGCAGCGATGATTGCCATGGTAGCACAACTGAAATTTGAAAGAGGTGAATTTACTGACCTGAGAACTTCTGCTACAGCAAAATACGACTTATGA